From a single Bremerella alba genomic region:
- a CDS encoding SEC-C metal-binding domain-containing protein, whose protein sequence is MSKRRHGYPSETNVKRGIQIVHGDKYLEEKLGRNDLCPCGSMKLFKKCCLKKGRF, encoded by the coding sequence ATGAGCAAACGCCGCCACGGCTATCCTTCCGAAACAAATGTTAAACGCGGGATCCAGATTGTTCACGGCGATAAATACTTGGAAGAAAAGCTCGGCCGGAACGATCTCTGCCCTTGTGGTTCGATGAAACTCTTCAAAAAATGTTGCCTGAAAAAAGGACGTTTTTGA
- a CDS encoding DegT/DnrJ/EryC1/StrS family aminotransferase, translated as MRPRKLFDIDWYDLAFGLTLCLWPRGDRAVYAQWEEQNTLPCLSVRSGFDLLLQALNLPEGSEIATTAVSIPDMQQIAAQHKLVPIGIDLDLATLQPRLEQLESCITPRTRMILAAPLFGTQIDLRPLDEIARRHQLLLVEDCAQAFSRPGYLGSDLADVNLLSFGPIKTATALGGGLIRVRDAQLLKRMIRAQNQYSLQPRRAYALRILKYGAMKILTQRHLFDLFIRLNRLMGLDADQAVKPLTRNFQGHDLLGKIRKLPSQPLVAMIARRWSGYRDQRIERRTELGRLLASEIGNDTEVAGISAVESTWWVFAIAAKDPIAVVRSLRQSGFDATSCHNLCVLKTPSIPPGEMQWLLQNCVFLPIYPELSEAEVRRLGQAVKVALGKSRS; from the coding sequence GTGCGTCCCCGCAAGTTGTTTGACATTGACTGGTACGATTTGGCTTTCGGCTTGACTTTGTGTCTTTGGCCTCGCGGTGACCGTGCGGTCTACGCCCAGTGGGAGGAGCAAAACACGCTTCCATGTCTTTCCGTTCGAAGTGGTTTTGATTTGCTTTTACAGGCACTGAATCTGCCTGAGGGAAGTGAAATCGCAACCACCGCCGTTTCGATTCCCGATATGCAGCAAATCGCCGCTCAGCACAAACTCGTTCCGATCGGCATCGATTTGGATCTTGCGACTCTGCAACCGCGCCTCGAACAACTCGAGTCTTGCATCACTCCCCGTACGCGGATGATTCTGGCCGCTCCCTTGTTTGGCACTCAGATCGATTTGCGTCCACTCGATGAAATCGCTCGGCGACACCAGTTGCTTCTGGTCGAAGATTGCGCTCAGGCATTCTCACGCCCCGGATATCTAGGCAGCGACCTGGCCGATGTGAACCTCCTCAGCTTTGGACCGATCAAGACAGCAACCGCCCTAGGAGGAGGTTTGATTCGCGTTCGTGACGCACAGCTACTTAAGAGGATGATTCGGGCACAGAACCAGTACTCTCTCCAACCTCGACGTGCTTACGCACTGCGAATATTGAAGTACGGCGCTATGAAGATTCTAACTCAGCGACACTTGTTCGATCTTTTCATCAGACTTAATCGTTTGATGGGGCTTGACGCCGATCAAGCCGTTAAGCCCCTTACCCGAAACTTCCAAGGACACGATCTGCTTGGTAAAATCCGAAAGCTTCCATCGCAACCGCTGGTAGCAATGATCGCGCGGCGTTGGAGCGGTTATCGCGATCAGCGAATTGAGCGCAGAACTGAATTAGGTCGATTGCTGGCCAGCGAGATCGGAAACGACACAGAGGTCGCAGGCATTTCTGCCGTCGAATCTACTTGGTGGGTCTTTGCAATCGCCGCCAAAGATCCTATCGCAGTCGTACGTTCCCTGCGTCAATCTGGTTTCGATGCGACGAGTTGCCATAACCTCTGCGTTTTGAAGACGCCATCCATCCCACCTGGAGAGATGCAATGGCTGTTGCAAAATTGCGTCTTCCTTCCGATCTACCCTGAATTATCCGAAGCCGAAGTGCGGCGGCTAGGCCAAGCGGTGAAGGTAGCTCTGGGAAAGTCGCGGAGTTGA
- a CDS encoding glycerophosphodiester phosphodiesterase, protein MMRTFAYGLLVAACWTGVVGIGEAQMIVAHRGASFDAPENTLAAFQEAWKQKADAIEGDFYLTKDGHIVCLHDKTTERTTAGTAKLNPAESTLDQLRDLDVGSWKHEKYAGERIPLLDEVLATVPQSGKILVEIKCGPEIIEPLRVVLEKSSLRPEQIVIICFNEEVVKQAREKMPQFKANWLTSYKQDKDTKMWSPNLDTVLETLGKTGATGWGTQGRDEVVTAEFVREIRKAGIECHVWTVDEPAQAKRYATLGFDSITTNKPAEIRKAVLGGTP, encoded by the coding sequence ATGATGCGAACATTTGCTTATGGTTTGTTGGTAGCGGCATGTTGGACAGGTGTCGTGGGAATAGGGGAGGCGCAGATGATCGTGGCGCACCGTGGGGCTTCGTTTGACGCACCAGAGAACACGCTGGCCGCATTTCAGGAAGCCTGGAAACAGAAGGCCGATGCGATCGAAGGTGACTTCTACCTGACCAAGGATGGCCATATCGTTTGCTTGCACGACAAGACCACCGAGCGAACCACTGCCGGAACCGCCAAGCTCAATCCAGCAGAATCGACCCTCGACCAACTGCGAGATCTGGATGTGGGATCGTGGAAACATGAGAAGTACGCTGGCGAACGCATTCCGTTGTTAGATGAAGTGCTTGCGACGGTTCCGCAATCGGGAAAGATTTTGGTTGAAATTAAGTGTGGTCCTGAAATTATTGAGCCACTGAGAGTCGTGTTGGAAAAGTCAAGCTTACGGCCGGAACAAATTGTGATCATTTGTTTCAACGAGGAGGTCGTGAAACAGGCTCGTGAAAAAATGCCGCAGTTCAAAGCGAATTGGCTAACAAGCTATAAGCAGGATAAAGACACCAAGATGTGGTCGCCTAATCTTGACACTGTGTTAGAGACGCTTGGTAAGACCGGAGCGACAGGCTGGGGAACGCAAGGGCGAGATGAAGTCGTGACCGCTGAATTTGTTCGCGAGATTCGCAAGGCGGGTATCGAGTGTCATGTGTGGACGGTTGATGAACCTGCTCAGGCAAAACGCTATGCCACACTGGGATTCGATTCGATCACCACCAACAAACCGGCTGAAATTCGCAAGGCTGTCCTCGGTGGCACGCCGTAA
- a CDS encoding PAS domain S-box protein — MNLLRKYFLLGAIPALIAVGLSTILDYQITQRLLREQIDQTLEAKLDAKRREVRFFLDKHFSLLETLAATPLVKDGTIPEILDFLRIQELSARQRIKGLFFDELDGTVHDTNNTTFNVFDRDYFREVIKGNKVTTRILQSRGSGQDILLLIAPVHTDDGTLKGALGLTILDSQLIEFVRSMEVSRGGFLALVDDSGRMIAASNKAEFVRKQIVLDGQPTLTDENGTRYLVSVTRVPDTSWDLIVAIPEIEVQGVYNRMAWSKVTAVACGITAAVILALFFSERTLRPLQQIIKTFRQYAKGDQSARFSSKSRGEYAILAESFNHMADELDAARIQQEKHVRRIESSEDRFRRLFDGAADAIFLRDLNGIIIDANQEACRSLGYQREELLGISVSRIDTDWKIEDAHRLWNQLAREGGRYHPLVERMHRRKDGSTFPVEIRLTLIEREGETMVMSAARDATLRKAAEKQTKQAKDFAEKVINASPGVIYIFDLATQSVDFVNQNIEKELGFTKRYLEELGPRFFTEIIHPDDISRARLSSTQWHETGEPEVRRDTFRLRHSDGQWTWFEFHWVIFQKDPNGNPTQILGVATNTTDRILAQQQLVWEKALLDQVMETSVASVMVVDAQGNIKFLNPALEKTLRVGRELVQGKNIHTFSWKIYDMEGKPLDVENRPFARVKSTLKPINDVRYRIQFGPDSYIIASTNGAPLFDETGEFAGAVFALADITERIESETVRESLIRNLEETNTELKQFTYTVSHDLKSPLITIKGFLGILAEDIENQDKSAIEEDLSIIGSAADGMKQLLDDLLELSRIGRNIKTRTMILLDEVTSEAITLLAGQIESRNAEVYCDIENLHVYGDSVQIRQLMQNLIENGIKHNRGPNPEVIIKARQEDEFVMIEITDNGPGVAIEYQERIFQLFDKLDPDSEGTGIGLAIVKRIVDFHGGTIELHSDGKGCTFRLRLPASMPDQGGDARFTQS; from the coding sequence GTGAATCTACTTCGTAAATACTTCCTGCTCGGCGCGATCCCGGCGCTGATCGCGGTGGGACTTTCAACCATCCTCGACTATCAGATCACCCAACGCTTGCTTCGCGAGCAGATTGATCAAACCCTGGAAGCCAAGCTCGACGCCAAGCGAAGGGAAGTTCGTTTCTTTCTGGACAAGCACTTTTCGCTTTTAGAGACTTTGGCAGCCACTCCGTTGGTGAAAGATGGAACCATTCCGGAGATCCTGGATTTTTTGAGAATCCAAGAATTGTCCGCGCGTCAAAGAATCAAAGGACTTTTCTTCGATGAGTTGGATGGAACAGTTCACGATACGAATAACACTACATTCAATGTCTTTGACCGAGATTACTTTCGCGAGGTCATCAAAGGCAACAAGGTTACTACGCGAATCTTACAAAGCCGCGGATCTGGGCAAGACATTCTCTTACTGATCGCTCCGGTTCATACCGACGACGGAACACTGAAGGGTGCTTTAGGGCTGACGATCCTTGATAGTCAATTGATCGAATTTGTGCGCAGCATGGAAGTCAGCCGTGGTGGCTTTCTTGCGCTTGTAGATGACTCGGGTCGCATGATCGCGGCATCCAACAAGGCTGAATTTGTTCGCAAGCAAATTGTACTGGACGGCCAACCAACGCTGACCGACGAAAACGGCACGCGCTACCTCGTTTCCGTTACGCGGGTACCAGATACCTCTTGGGACCTGATCGTTGCGATTCCCGAAATTGAAGTCCAAGGGGTTTACAACAGGATGGCGTGGTCGAAAGTCACTGCGGTGGCATGTGGAATTACGGCCGCCGTCATCTTGGCACTTTTCTTTAGCGAACGAACGCTTCGGCCTCTGCAACAAATCATTAAAACGTTTCGCCAATACGCCAAAGGCGATCAATCAGCGAGATTTTCCTCGAAGTCGCGCGGCGAATATGCCATTCTGGCCGAGTCGTTTAATCACATGGCAGATGAGCTAGATGCAGCACGCATTCAGCAAGAGAAACACGTTCGCCGAATCGAATCTAGCGAAGATCGATTCCGGCGTCTATTCGATGGTGCCGCTGATGCGATCTTCTTGCGTGATTTGAATGGCATCATCATCGATGCAAACCAGGAAGCATGCCGCAGCCTCGGCTACCAACGCGAAGAACTTCTGGGAATATCTGTTTCTCGAATCGATACCGACTGGAAAATAGAAGACGCTCATCGTTTGTGGAATCAACTGGCCCGTGAAGGTGGTCGGTATCATCCTCTGGTTGAACGCATGCATCGACGTAAAGACGGTAGTACATTTCCGGTGGAGATCCGCTTGACGCTGATCGAACGTGAAGGCGAGACCATGGTCATGTCCGCCGCACGCGATGCAACCTTGCGAAAAGCGGCCGAGAAGCAGACGAAGCAGGCCAAGGACTTTGCCGAAAAAGTAATCAACGCGTCTCCCGGTGTCATTTATATCTTCGACTTGGCAACCCAATCGGTCGACTTCGTTAATCAAAACATTGAGAAGGAACTGGGCTTTACCAAGAGATACCTCGAAGAGCTGGGACCTCGGTTCTTTACCGAAATCATCCACCCTGATGACATTTCCCGTGCACGGCTCTCATCGACCCAGTGGCATGAAACAGGCGAGCCTGAAGTCCGTCGCGATACGTTTCGCCTACGGCATTCGGATGGTCAATGGACATGGTTCGAGTTTCATTGGGTCATCTTCCAAAAAGACCCCAACGGAAACCCTACCCAAATCTTGGGAGTTGCCACCAATACGACCGATCGAATCCTCGCACAACAGCAGCTCGTTTGGGAAAAGGCGCTGCTCGACCAAGTTATGGAAACCAGTGTTGCGTCCGTCATGGTTGTCGATGCCCAAGGCAACATAAAATTTCTTAACCCTGCTTTAGAAAAGACATTGCGTGTCGGTCGTGAACTTGTTCAGGGGAAGAACATTCACACCTTTTCCTGGAAAATCTACGACATGGAAGGCAAGCCACTCGACGTCGAAAATCGTCCTTTTGCGCGGGTTAAAAGCACCCTCAAGCCGATCAACGATGTGCGATATCGAATTCAGTTTGGCCCAGACTCCTACATCATAGCCTCAACCAATGGCGCACCTCTCTTCGACGAAACAGGTGAATTTGCCGGAGCCGTCTTCGCGCTGGCAGATATTACCGAGCGCATCGAATCTGAAACCGTTCGTGAATCACTCATCCGTAATCTCGAAGAAACGAACACCGAGTTAAAGCAATTCACTTACACGGTATCGCACGATCTCAAGTCACCCTTGATAACCATCAAAGGCTTCCTCGGAATACTTGCCGAAGATATCGAAAACCAGGACAAGTCCGCCATTGAAGAAGACCTTTCCATCATCGGATCGGCGGCCGATGGCATGAAGCAACTGCTAGACGATCTATTGGAATTGTCGCGTATCGGCCGCAATATAAAAACGCGTACGATGATTTTGCTGGACGAAGTGACCTCGGAAGCGATCACTTTGCTGGCCGGTCAGATCGAAAGCCGGAACGCGGAAGTCTATTGCGACATTGAAAACCTGCACGTTTATGGCGATTCCGTTCAAATCCGGCAATTGATGCAGAACCTGATTGAAAATGGAATCAAGCACAATCGCGGCCCCAACCCAGAAGTCATCATCAAGGCGCGCCAGGAAGATGAATTCGTAATGATTGAAATCACCGACAATGGTCCTGGCGTCGCGATTGAATACCAGGAGCGTATCTTTCAGCTATTTGACAAGCTTGATCCCGATTCAGAAGGAACCGGAATCGGACTGGCCATTGTTAAAAGAATCGTCGATTTCCACGGCGGTACGATCGAGCTTCATTCAGACGGAAAAGGATGCACTTTCCGCTTACGCCTACCCGCCAGCATGCCAGACCAGGGGGGCGACGCTCGATTTACCCAATCATAG
- a CDS encoding M48 family metalloprotease encodes MIADLISNLLIANTPWDWESLLWFLLLIPIVTVVAYPWLIKKLFPLNKLSRLQKRKLQRALPYVDDQFADKLRVWETGDRVCNAAVLGCVPGFSFVLVSDALLSRLSSRYAAAIVAHEIGHLRLWHVPIRLSVVFAGGILGMTLVHLGEQQSDWQMLTQSAVIVGTIAYMTLMLHFVAPLLEFQADAFAVDLLSNHNHSRRRSARMLIRALSQLTLLSGIEPSQRTWLYPSFEQRRRVILSLTSSSRLQLCLQRFLAAVFLSQIALIICCLLLLVG; translated from the coding sequence TTGATCGCTGATTTAATTTCCAACCTCCTGATTGCAAACACCCCGTGGGACTGGGAATCGCTACTGTGGTTCTTGCTGCTAATCCCAATCGTGACGGTCGTTGCGTATCCCTGGTTAATCAAAAAGCTATTTCCGCTTAACAAGCTTTCACGGCTTCAAAAACGAAAGCTTCAGCGTGCACTACCTTATGTCGACGATCAGTTCGCCGATAAACTTCGCGTTTGGGAAACAGGCGATCGCGTTTGCAATGCGGCCGTCTTAGGGTGTGTTCCCGGCTTCTCGTTCGTACTGGTAAGCGATGCGTTACTCAGCCGCTTATCGTCACGGTATGCCGCGGCAATCGTTGCACACGAGATCGGCCATCTTCGCCTCTGGCATGTCCCCATTCGACTGAGTGTGGTGTTCGCCGGCGGCATACTCGGCATGACCCTGGTACACCTGGGAGAACAGCAAAGCGACTGGCAGATGCTGACGCAAAGCGCAGTGATCGTGGGAACCATTGCGTACATGACTCTGATGCTGCATTTCGTCGCCCCCCTCTTGGAGTTTCAGGCGGACGCTTTCGCGGTCGACTTACTCAGCAACCATAATCACAGTCGACGACGCAGTGCTCGGATGCTGATCCGAGCCTTATCGCAGCTCACCCTTCTATCAGGGATCGAGCCCAGCCAGCGAACTTGGCTGTACCCGAGTTTCGAGCAAAGACGCCGCGTGATTCTCAGCCTGACGTCCTCGAGTCGCCTTCAATTGTGCCTGCAGCGGTTTCTTGCTGCCGTATTTCTTAGCCAGATTGCTCTAATTATCTGCTGCCTGCTCCTGCTTGTCGGTTAA
- the serA gene encoding phosphoglycerate dehydrogenase, protein MPKVIVLDTLAQEGLDLLDQSPGIEYEVRTGLKGEELRSALNEFDGAICRSGVKITAESLEGNANLKVIARAGVGTDNIDSKSAARHGIVVMNTPTGNTISTAEHAFCLMMALSRNVPAASQSLVEGRWDRKKYMGAQLADKTLGVVGLGRIGMEVAKRALAFEMRVIAYDPFVSPERAAELGIELSDTVPEMLPHIDYLTVHTPLTPETKDMINAESIKTLKPGARLINCARGGIYNEEALVEGLKSGHLGGVALDVYAEEPCTDSPLFGMENVVCTPHLGASTEEAQTQVAVEAVQLVVNYLTTGEIRHAVNVAPLDPKTLESVRGYLDVAYRLGLVAAQVHSGGVKSVKLTYRGEVSGKNTKLLTSAFCAGFLAKALEDEPNIINSEMLLLDRGVDLSTETSTDMGSFSSSITAAIEEGGKSHQVGGTLFGSNMPRLILLDGQRLEAYLDGTLFVFAHNDVPGIIGKVGTIFGNHKINIAQMAVGRSSTMPGSAVGVLNLDGLPSEAAVKEVMSSDHITSSKVIELPAAGEMPTWMR, encoded by the coding sequence ATGCCTAAAGTCATTGTTTTGGATACGCTCGCTCAGGAAGGCCTGGACCTATTGGATCAGTCGCCTGGGATTGAATACGAAGTTCGCACCGGTCTTAAAGGTGAAGAACTACGAAGTGCCCTCAACGAGTTTGATGGGGCTATCTGCCGCAGCGGTGTGAAAATTACCGCCGAGTCTCTTGAAGGCAACGCCAACTTGAAGGTGATTGCCAGAGCGGGTGTGGGTACCGATAACATCGACTCCAAATCAGCGGCTCGACATGGCATCGTGGTGATGAATACCCCCACGGGCAACACCATCAGCACCGCCGAACATGCATTTTGCTTAATGATGGCTCTTTCGCGAAACGTGCCAGCGGCAAGCCAAAGTTTGGTAGAGGGACGCTGGGATCGCAAGAAGTACATGGGCGCGCAGTTGGCCGACAAGACCCTAGGTGTGGTTGGTCTCGGCCGCATCGGGATGGAAGTCGCCAAGCGTGCTTTGGCTTTCGAGATGCGTGTGATCGCCTACGATCCATTCGTCAGCCCAGAACGTGCAGCCGAACTTGGCATTGAGCTTTCCGACACGGTTCCGGAAATGCTTCCACACATTGATTACCTGACGGTGCACACCCCACTGACACCGGAAACCAAGGATATGATCAACGCCGAGTCGATCAAGACCTTGAAGCCGGGTGCTCGCCTGATCAACTGTGCTCGCGGCGGTATCTACAACGAAGAAGCACTAGTCGAAGGCCTCAAGTCAGGCCACCTCGGCGGTGTTGCTTTGGACGTTTACGCCGAAGAGCCATGCACCGACAGCCCACTGTTTGGCATGGAAAACGTTGTCTGCACGCCTCACCTGGGTGCGAGCACCGAAGAAGCCCAAACACAGGTCGCAGTCGAAGCCGTTCAATTGGTCGTCAATTACCTGACGACCGGCGAGATTCGCCATGCGGTCAATGTGGCTCCGCTGGATCCCAAAACTCTGGAAAGCGTTCGTGGCTACCTAGACGTGGCTTATCGACTGGGGTTGGTTGCGGCACAAGTTCATTCCGGTGGCGTGAAATCGGTCAAGCTGACCTACCGTGGCGAAGTCAGCGGCAAGAACACGAAGCTGTTGACCTCGGCATTTTGTGCCGGCTTCCTGGCCAAGGCATTGGAAGACGAGCCGAATATTATCAATTCGGAAATGCTGCTTCTCGACCGAGGCGTAGACCTCTCGACCGAAACAAGCACCGACATGGGCAGTTTCTCGAGCAGCATTACCGCTGCGATTGAAGAAGGGGGCAAGTCGCATCAGGTTGGCGGCACGCTGTTTGGTAGCAACATGCCTCGTTTAATCTTGCTGGACGGCCAACGTCTGGAAGCCTATCTTGATGGCACGCTGTTCGTCTTTGCTCACAACGATGTGCCGGGCATCATCGGCAAGGTGGGAACGATCTTTGGTAACCACAAGATCAATATCGCCCAAATGGCGGTCGGTCGATCAAGCACCATGCCAGGTAGTGCGGTTGGTGTTCTGAACCTGGACGGTCTCCCAAGCGAAGCAGCCGTCAAGGAAGTCATGTCCAGCGATCACATCACTTCCAGCAAAGTGATCGAACTTCCCGCCGCCGGCGAGATGCCAACTTGGATGCGATAG
- the serC gene encoding 3-phosphoserine/phosphohydroxythreonine transaminase, with protein MPERVFNFSAGPAVMPLPVLEEAQRDLVALPGVGSSVMELSHRGKTYMDIHADAKARLVSLLNIPDTHEVLLLQGGSRLQFSMIPLNLLKGTDKTADYVLTGSWGKKALEEAVKEGKTNVAWDGKSINFNNLPSQSDLKLTSDAAYVHITSNETIQGVQFQSIPEVGNVPLVADLSSDFLSRPVDVSKYGIIYACAQKNAGPAGVTVVIIRKDLMEHASGDLPGYMVYRNHAENDSMWNTPPTFGIYLLGLVCKWLQEEFGSLEKLQAHNQAKAQLLYDAIDQSGGFYLGHAVPEVRSKMNVTFKLGDDDSDKKFLAAANELGLTQLGGHRSVGGVRASIYNAMPVEGVEKLRDFMLDFKK; from the coding sequence ATGCCAGAACGCGTATTCAATTTCTCTGCCGGTCCTGCCGTAATGCCCCTTCCTGTGCTTGAAGAAGCCCAGCGCGACCTGGTCGCTTTGCCAGGCGTTGGTAGTTCCGTCATGGAACTGAGCCACCGTGGTAAGACCTATATGGATATCCACGCGGATGCGAAGGCTCGGCTCGTTTCGCTGCTAAACATTCCCGACACGCATGAAGTCCTACTGCTGCAAGGCGGATCGCGGCTGCAGTTTTCAATGATTCCGTTGAACCTCCTCAAAGGCACAGACAAGACGGCCGACTATGTCCTAACCGGAAGTTGGGGCAAGAAGGCCCTGGAAGAAGCCGTCAAAGAAGGCAAGACCAACGTCGCTTGGGACGGCAAGTCGATTAACTTCAACAACCTGCCCAGCCAAAGCGATCTGAAACTGACTTCGGACGCCGCTTACGTGCACATCACCTCGAACGAAACCATTCAAGGTGTACAGTTTCAAAGTATTCCGGAAGTGGGTAACGTTCCGCTAGTCGCCGACCTTTCGTCCGACTTCCTGAGCCGCCCGGTCGATGTCTCGAAGTACGGTATCATCTATGCCTGTGCTCAGAAAAACGCCGGCCCGGCTGGCGTGACCGTCGTGATCATTCGCAAAGACCTGATGGAGCACGCCAGCGGCGACTTGCCGGGTTACATGGTCTATCGCAATCATGCCGAGAACGATTCGATGTGGAACACGCCGCCCACGTTCGGCATCTACCTGCTGGGCTTGGTCTGCAAGTGGCTGCAGGAAGAATTCGGCAGCCTAGAAAAGCTTCAGGCCCATAACCAAGCCAAGGCCCAACTACTGTACGACGCAATCGACCAGTCCGGCGGCTTCTACCTCGGGCACGCCGTGCCGGAAGTTCGCTCGAAGATGAATGTCACCTTCAAACTAGGCGATGACGACTCAGACAAGAAGTTCCTGGCCGCTGCCAACGAACTTGGTCTGACCCAATTGGGTGGTCACCGCAGTGTTGGCGGCGTCCGTGCTTCAATCTACAACGCGATGCCTGTCGAAGGCGTCGAAAAGCTTCGCGACTTCATGCTTGATTTCAAGAAGTAA
- a CDS encoding tetratricopeptide repeat protein — translation MHRQTTLRRQLILFALVVSLASASGGCQMAASGYNVAGVRAVEEGQPQVAVNQFQKALGHDPTNPDAYYNLAATYHQMGKQSGDSNTMHQAEALYNQCLDLNPNHTECHRGLAVLLVDTKRSDKAFTLMERWEQRSPQSADPKIELARLYQEFGDKENAMNQLNQALAVDASNSRAWAAIGSLREQNGELGQALANYQRSYQLNNLDSGVGSRIAALQRQGIQSEVPMAPTSGTQLANQPNSRKRY, via the coding sequence GTGCATCGACAAACGACTCTTCGCCGACAACTGATTCTCTTCGCACTCGTTGTATCACTTGCCAGCGCAAGTGGCGGTTGCCAGATGGCCGCCTCGGGTTACAACGTGGCCGGCGTACGCGCGGTGGAAGAAGGTCAGCCGCAAGTTGCGGTGAATCAGTTTCAGAAAGCTTTGGGACACGATCCGACCAATCCCGATGCCTATTACAACCTGGCGGCTACCTATCATCAGATGGGCAAGCAGTCTGGCGACTCAAACACAATGCATCAGGCCGAAGCGCTTTATAACCAATGCCTGGACCTGAATCCCAACCACACGGAATGCCACCGTGGTTTGGCCGTCCTGCTGGTCGATACGAAGCGTAGCGACAAGGCTTTCACCCTGATGGAACGCTGGGAACAACGTTCACCGCAATCGGCCGATCCGAAAATCGAGCTGGCTCGGCTGTATCAGGAATTTGGCGATAAAGAAAATGCCATGAACCAGCTGAACCAGGCCTTGGCTGTCGATGCCAGTAATTCACGTGCTTGGGCCGCAATCGGCAGCCTGCGAGAACAGAATGGGGAACTCGGTCAGGCCCTGGCCAACTACCAGCGATCGTACCAGTTGAACAACCTCGACTCCGGCGTCGGCTCTCGAATTGCTGCCTTGCAACGTCAGGGAATTCAAAGTGAAGTCCCCATGGCACCGACCTCCGGCACGCAATTGGCCAACCAACCCAACAGCCGCAAACGCTACTAA
- a CDS encoding DUF1559 domain-containing protein: MHPYNVRPRTHSAFTLVELLVVIAIIGVLIALLLPAVQQAREAARRGQCLNHLKQLALAMHNFHDTNNAFPKNIYGKNAGNPNTWEGWHLFSANYKLLPFIEQDNLYDQFDLDNTWEYNRDNPMNVSLAAFICPSSPPAPDAEAISWGGPGSNYGWSSGSSPHTAHACTKSNCNGMITTKDETRMSDTTDGLSNTVFISEFLSGDGNDGTPRYPFDILYTGDNAPYDNIANKNFPTQAEIDAIGLQVESGASGERSNNGTLWAWYSHGQSILNTATPPNWRYPSSGGSCCPGGAHDWGVGFIGARSMHPGGVNAAMGDGSVRFVAETVDLLTWQRMGNARDGEVVTLP; this comes from the coding sequence ATGCATCCTTACAACGTGCGCCCCCGAACCCACTCTGCTTTCACTCTTGTTGAACTCTTAGTAGTAATCGCCATTATTGGTGTTCTGATTGCTCTACTGCTGCCGGCGGTCCAGCAAGCACGCGAAGCAGCTCGTCGAGGCCAATGCTTGAACCACCTTAAGCAACTCGCCCTGGCGATGCATAATTTTCACGACACCAATAACGCGTTCCCCAAAAACATCTACGGCAAAAACGCCGGGAACCCCAATACCTGGGAAGGCTGGCATCTTTTTAGTGCCAACTACAAACTGTTGCCATTCATCGAACAAGATAATCTCTACGACCAGTTCGACTTGGATAATACTTGGGAATATAACCGCGATAACCCCATGAACGTCTCGTTGGCAGCATTCATATGCCCTTCTTCACCGCCAGCTCCCGACGCAGAAGCAATCAGTTGGGGCGGCCCTGGTTCTAATTACGGTTGGAGCTCAGGCAGTTCGCCGCACACCGCCCACGCGTGCACTAAGAGCAATTGCAACGGCATGATTACAACCAAGGACGAAACCAGGATGTCGGATACGACCGACGGTTTGTCTAACACCGTTTTCATTTCGGAATTTCTCTCTGGCGACGGAAACGATGGGACACCTCGCTACCCGTTTGACATTCTCTATACGGGAGACAACGCTCCGTACGACAACATCGCCAATAAGAACTTCCCAACCCAGGCCGAAATTGACGCAATTGGCTTGCAAGTCGAAAGTGGTGCCTCGGGCGAACGTAGTAACAATGGCACTCTATGGGCGTGGTATTCACATGGCCAGTCGATCCTGAATACGGCGACCCCTCCAAACTGGCGTTATCCATCGTCTGGCGGAAGCTGCTGCCCTGGTGGAGCTCACGACTGGGGAGTGGGGTTCATCGGTGCCCGCAGTATGCATCCCGGCGGCGTGAATGCCGCTATGGGTGACGGTTCAGTTCGCTTTGTTGCAGAGACGGTCGACCTGCTTACGTGGCAGCGAATGGGGAACGCACGCGACGGAGAGGTCGTGACTCTGCCGTAG